A stretch of Geomonas oryzisoli DNA encodes these proteins:
- a CDS encoding M24 family metallopeptidase produces MLTRQESQQRISRLQEALRANGIDGALFIHPIDVYYFSGTRQNSTLWVPAAGEPRLWVRKSLARGQQESCIEDTRPFPSSKEFPAQFEEGVRSIGFTFDVAPVQQFNYYQKLLPGRDFVDVSAINREIRSVKSPWELEQIRYCGKQLSGVFRQVPEFLKPGMREVDLAAEFEYRLRKAGGEGYVRMRAFNQELFQGLAVSSATAGATGFFDGAVTGEGMSSASPHGASAALIPVNAPILIDYTGVFNGYIIDMTRFFVIGTLAPELEHAFRTALAIQGYLAEQLKPGAICEELFLKAAEMAQQAGLAEHFMGAPGENAKFVGHGVGLELDEFPVLAQGFKVALQAGQTLAIEPKFVFPGQGVIGIENTFAVSDEGGVRLSDLPDDIVYL; encoded by the coding sequence ATGCTGACCAGGCAGGAATCGCAACAAAGGATCTCGCGGCTGCAAGAGGCGCTGCGCGCAAATGGCATCGACGGCGCCCTGTTCATCCACCCGATCGACGTCTACTATTTTTCAGGCACCCGGCAGAACTCGACCCTCTGGGTCCCTGCCGCGGGAGAGCCGCGCCTGTGGGTGCGCAAGAGCCTGGCGCGGGGGCAGCAGGAAAGCTGCATCGAGGACACCCGTCCCTTCCCCTCCAGTAAGGAATTCCCGGCGCAGTTCGAGGAGGGGGTGCGCAGCATAGGCTTCACCTTCGATGTGGCTCCGGTACAGCAGTTCAACTACTACCAAAAGCTCCTTCCCGGCCGCGATTTCGTCGATGTCTCCGCCATCAACCGCGAGATCAGGTCGGTGAAGTCACCGTGGGAGCTGGAGCAGATCCGTTACTGCGGCAAACAGCTCTCCGGCGTGTTCCGTCAGGTCCCCGAGTTTTTGAAGCCCGGGATGCGGGAGGTGGATCTCGCCGCGGAATTCGAGTACCGGCTGAGAAAGGCGGGGGGAGAAGGGTACGTGCGTATGCGCGCCTTCAACCAGGAGCTGTTCCAGGGGCTGGCGGTTTCCTCCGCGACTGCCGGCGCCACCGGCTTCTTCGACGGTGCGGTGACCGGGGAGGGGATGTCCAGCGCATCGCCTCACGGAGCCTCCGCCGCCCTCATCCCGGTCAACGCCCCGATCCTCATCGACTATACCGGCGTCTTTAACGGCTACATCATCGACATGACCAGGTTCTTCGTGATCGGCACGCTGGCGCCGGAGCTCGAGCACGCCTTCCGGACCGCGCTCGCCATCCAGGGGTACCTGGCAGAGCAGCTGAAACCCGGGGCGATCTGCGAGGAGCTGTTCCTGAAAGCCGCCGAGATGGCGCAGCAGGCCGGGCTTGCCGAGCATTTCATGGGGGCGCCCGGCGAGAACGCCAAGTTCGTCGGCCACGGCGTGGGGCTGGAGTTGGACGAGTTCCCGGTGCTGGCACAGGGGTTCAAGGTGGCGCTACAGGCCGGGCAGACCCTGGCCATAGAGCCGAAGTTCGTCTTTCCGGGCCAGGGTGTCATCGGCATTGAGAACACCTTTGCCGTGAGCGACGAGGGGGGCGTCAGGTTGAGCGACCTCCCGGACGACATCGTCTATCTGTGA
- a CDS encoding DUF2889 domain-containing protein, which translates to MQLNTMEDFQRDISYRLLKQSDGTALLTATMKDRFHDVLLEVRVEVATMKIISAEADFRKSPTPDCRNVSAKMAGLHGFVIGRGLQRKVAEVLGGSTGCGNMRNLLLGLLPLALNLGAAAGFTDEAEMLDAIHEKLVGTCAGYVVPPVKNKQR; encoded by the coding sequence ATGCAACTGAACACCATGGAAGATTTCCAAAGAGACATCTCGTACCGCCTGTTGAAGCAGTCCGACGGCACGGCACTGCTCACCGCGACCATGAAGGATCGTTTCCACGACGTGCTCCTGGAGGTGCGGGTCGAGGTCGCCACCATGAAGATCATCTCGGCCGAGGCCGATTTCCGCAAATCGCCCACCCCCGATTGCCGCAACGTCTCCGCAAAGATGGCGGGGCTGCACGGCTTCGTCATCGGGCGGGGGCTGCAGCGCAAGGTCGCCGAGGTCCTAGGCGGCTCCACCGGGTGCGGCAACATGCGCAACCTGCTCCTGGGACTGCTGCCGCTGGCCCTGAACCTGGGTGCCGCCGCCGGGTTCACCGACGAGGCCGAGATGCTGGACGCGATCCACGAGAAACTGGTCGGCACCTGCGCCGGCTATGTCGTTCCGCCGGTTAAAAACAAGCAGCGTTGA
- a CDS encoding 6-phosphofructokinase gives MADRQKTIGVLTGGGDVPGLNPALKTLVARASENGYRVVGIRRGWGGLLAYNRDDPDTWDNTVMPLDRHTVRTVDRSGGTFLHTSRTNPGKVAAGDVPIFLRGAEFDPAASGHHDFTPHILTNLEHLGIDVLIPIGGDDTLSYAERLNREGVPIVAIPKTMDNDVFGTDYCIGFSTAVTRSVNFIHNLRTSAGSHERIAVVELFGRNSGETSLISAYLAGVDRALISEVPFDVEKLSLLLQEDKKSNRSNYAMVTISEGASMVGGQIVEYGQEDAYGHKKLGGIGVVVSEAVKRLTGSHIIYQQLSYLMRSGAPDSLDLMVAYNYANMTMDLISEGMSGRMVAMQGGTYRHIPISTIMQGEKRVDVAELYDSVEYRPRVRHVLGKPMFLY, from the coding sequence ATGGCAGACAGGCAGAAGACCATAGGCGTTCTGACCGGCGGTGGCGATGTGCCGGGGCTTAATCCGGCCCTGAAGACCCTGGTGGCCCGCGCATCCGAAAACGGCTACCGGGTGGTCGGCATCCGGCGCGGCTGGGGAGGGCTTTTGGCCTACAACCGGGACGACCCGGACACCTGGGACAACACCGTGATGCCGCTGGACCGCCACACGGTGCGCACCGTGGACCGCTCCGGTGGTACCTTCCTGCATACGAGCCGCACCAATCCTGGCAAGGTCGCCGCCGGCGACGTCCCCATCTTCCTGCGCGGCGCCGAGTTCGACCCCGCCGCCTCCGGGCATCACGACTTCACCCCGCACATCCTCACCAACCTCGAGCACCTGGGCATCGACGTGCTGATACCGATCGGGGGGGATGACACCCTGAGCTACGCCGAACGGCTGAACCGCGAGGGGGTTCCCATCGTCGCCATCCCGAAAACCATGGACAACGACGTCTTCGGCACCGACTACTGCATCGGCTTCTCCACCGCGGTCACCAGGAGCGTCAACTTCATCCACAACCTGCGTACCAGCGCCGGTTCCCACGAGCGCATCGCCGTGGTGGAGCTCTTCGGCCGCAATTCCGGGGAGACCTCGCTCATCTCAGCTTACCTGGCCGGGGTGGACCGGGCGCTCATCTCCGAGGTCCCCTTCGACGTCGAGAAACTCTCGCTGCTCTTGCAGGAGGACAAGAAGTCCAACCGCAGCAACTACGCCATGGTGACCATCTCGGAAGGGGCATCCATGGTGGGGGGGCAGATCGTGGAGTACGGCCAGGAGGACGCCTACGGCCACAAGAAGCTCGGGGGGATCGGCGTGGTGGTGAGCGAGGCGGTGAAGCGGTTGACCGGCTCCCACATCATCTACCAGCAGCTCTCCTATCTCATGCGCAGCGGGGCACCCGATTCGCTTGACCTCATGGTCGCCTACAACTACGCCAACATGACCATGGACCTGATCAGCGAGGGGATGTCGGGTCGCATGGTGGCCATGCAGGGGGGGACCTACCGGCACATCCCGATCAGCACCATCATGCAGGGGGAGAAGAGGGTGGACGTGGCCGAACTGTACGACTCGGTGGAGTACCGTCCCAGGGTGCGCCACGTGCTGGGCAAGCCGATGTTTTTATACTGA
- the rtcA gene encoding RNA 3'-terminal phosphate cyclase: protein MIEIDGSMGEGGGQVLRTALSLSCLTGQGFHVYNIRKNRAKSGLMRQHLMAVQAAARIATANVAGDRLGSPELSFLPDSITPGEYSFDIGTAGSATLVLQTVIPPLLAARKASRVTVIGGTHVPFSPSWNYFEEIFWPSIARLGVAGETVAHSFGFYPKGGGRVGCLVQPAEVLAPCLFRERGRLNRLRIVSAAGNLPRTIAERQLQAALASLRGELERGLPMDVETREVQTFGQGTFIFIKGEYEHAVAGFTGLGERGKPAEAVGAEAAREFLEHHESGEPVDPHLADQLVPYLARGTGSSLFRTSRVTSHLVTNLLVAGYFLNLSCKLEGREGCPGAVAITPQP, encoded by the coding sequence ATGATCGAGATCGACGGCAGCATGGGCGAAGGAGGAGGGCAGGTGTTGCGCACCGCCCTGAGCCTGTCCTGCCTCACGGGGCAGGGGTTTCACGTCTACAACATCCGGAAGAACCGGGCCAAGTCGGGGCTGATGCGGCAGCACCTGATGGCGGTGCAGGCGGCGGCACGGATCGCCACGGCCAACGTGGCCGGGGACCGGCTCGGCTCACCGGAACTCAGCTTCCTGCCCGACAGCATCACTCCCGGAGAGTACAGCTTCGATATCGGCACGGCCGGGTCGGCCACCCTGGTGCTCCAGACCGTGATCCCCCCCCTGCTGGCCGCCCGCAAGGCAAGCCGGGTCACGGTCATCGGCGGCACCCATGTCCCCTTCAGCCCGTCCTGGAACTATTTCGAGGAAATCTTCTGGCCCAGCATCGCCCGCCTGGGAGTGGCCGGCGAAACCGTCGCCCACTCCTTCGGCTTCTACCCCAAAGGGGGAGGGCGGGTCGGCTGCCTGGTGCAACCCGCCGAGGTCCTCGCCCCCTGCCTGTTCCGGGAACGGGGGAGGCTCAACCGGTTGCGTATCGTGTCGGCCGCGGGCAACCTCCCGAGAACCATCGCCGAGCGGCAGCTGCAGGCGGCCCTCGCGAGCCTCAGGGGGGAGCTGGAGCGCGGCCTGCCGATGGATGTCGAGACGCGGGAAGTGCAGACCTTCGGGCAGGGGACCTTCATCTTCATCAAAGGGGAGTACGAGCACGCCGTGGCGGGGTTCACCGGTCTCGGTGAGCGGGGCAAGCCCGCCGAAGCGGTCGGCGCCGAAGCCGCACGTGAATTTCTCGAACACCATGAAAGCGGCGAACCGGTCGATCCGCACCTGGCGGACCAGCTGGTCCCCTACCTGGCCCGCGGTACTGGAAGCTCGCTGTTTCGGACCTCGCGTGTCACCAGTCACCTGGTCACCAACCTGTTGGTGGCCGGGTACTTCCTGAACCTCTCCTGCAAACTGGAGGGAAGGGAAGGGTGCCCCGGCGCAGTGGCCATCACCCCCCAACCTTGA
- a CDS encoding methyl-accepting chemotaxis protein has protein sequence MKIQDMKIGARLSVGFGVILLLLLVIGAISVFGMLKMDSGLETIVKKDYAKIKLANDAAKNVTAIVSSVQSMLLETDAAARREENKKIDQTRQQYKNAMEKLEKLETTGQGKELIAKAKQTLDNARKANNQVLELALAGDSTRASSVFEKDAAPLLALIAPAFNELVQYQEQGIEERYLSAAAVSSRSRVIAVSLAFLAIAIGALIGFCITRSISRPVRALSGCADRLALGDVEVSIDTEGNDEIAMLARSFKNMADNIKEASLAAERVAHGDLSVQVTPKSEQDLMGKNLSAMIGTIGRLSGEMNELIKAIREGKLSVRGDAAAFEGAWGELLVGQNRLIEAFVQPIDVTSRYLSRISKGDIPEKITDTYYGDFNDIINSLNLLIDANNDATRLAKEIAEGNLLLEVKQRSENDGLMQALAAMVQNLTRVVTDVMNAADNVTSGSQALSSTSEEMSQGASEQAASAEEASASMEQMTSNIRQNADNSLQTEKIAVKSATDASESGDAVARTVAAMKEIASKTSIIEEIARQTNLLALNAAIEAARAGEHGKGFAVVASEVRKLAERSQKAAGEIGDLSLTSVEVAEHAGNLLQMLVPDIHKTAELVQEISAACKEQDSGAEQINRAIQQLDQVIQQNASASEEMASTAEELASQAEQLQGTIAFFKVGATALEQRQPPKGAALPPSATVKRGQQKLTRAASALTKLNGVDLQMAANEESLLQAGFERY, from the coding sequence ATGAAGATTCAGGACATGAAGATCGGTGCACGGCTCAGTGTTGGTTTCGGGGTGATCCTGTTACTGCTCCTCGTCATCGGAGCCATCAGCGTCTTCGGGATGCTGAAAATGGACTCCGGCCTCGAGACCATCGTCAAGAAGGACTACGCCAAGATCAAGCTGGCCAACGATGCGGCTAAGAACGTCACTGCCATCGTTTCCAGCGTCCAGAGCATGCTCCTGGAGACCGACGCGGCGGCGCGCCGCGAGGAGAACAAGAAGATCGACCAGACGCGTCAGCAGTACAAGAACGCCATGGAAAAGCTCGAAAAGCTGGAAACGACCGGGCAGGGGAAGGAGTTGATCGCCAAGGCGAAGCAGACCCTGGACAACGCCCGCAAGGCCAACAACCAGGTGCTCGAACTCGCCCTTGCCGGCGACAGCACGCGCGCCTCGTCCGTTTTCGAAAAGGATGCGGCCCCCCTGCTCGCACTGATCGCTCCTGCCTTCAACGAACTGGTGCAGTACCAGGAACAGGGAATCGAGGAGCGCTACCTCTCCGCCGCTGCGGTTTCCTCGCGCTCCCGCGTCATCGCCGTTTCCCTGGCCTTTCTGGCCATCGCCATCGGCGCACTGATCGGCTTTTGCATCACCCGCAGCATCAGCCGCCCGGTGCGCGCCCTCTCCGGCTGCGCCGACAGGTTGGCGCTCGGGGACGTCGAGGTCTCCATCGACACCGAGGGTAACGACGAGATCGCCATGCTGGCCCGCTCCTTCAAGAACATGGCCGACAACATCAAGGAAGCGTCCCTGGCGGCGGAAAGGGTGGCGCACGGCGACCTTTCGGTCCAGGTCACCCCCAAGTCGGAACAGGACCTGATGGGGAAAAACCTCTCCGCCATGATCGGCACCATCGGCAGACTGAGCGGCGAGATGAACGAACTGATCAAGGCGATCAGGGAAGGAAAGCTCAGCGTGCGCGGCGACGCAGCCGCCTTTGAGGGTGCCTGGGGCGAGCTCCTGGTCGGCCAGAACCGGCTCATCGAGGCGTTCGTGCAGCCGATCGACGTCACCTCGCGCTACCTCTCCCGCATCTCCAAGGGGGACATCCCCGAGAAGATCACCGACACCTACTACGGCGACTTCAACGACATCATCAACAGCCTGAACCTCCTCATCGACGCCAACAACGACGCCACCAGGCTCGCCAAGGAGATCGCGGAAGGGAACCTGCTCCTCGAGGTGAAGCAGCGCTCGGAAAACGACGGCTTGATGCAGGCGCTCGCCGCCATGGTGCAGAACCTGACCCGGGTGGTCACCGACGTCATGAACGCCGCGGACAACGTCACCTCAGGGAGCCAGGCGCTCAGTTCCACCTCGGAGGAGATGTCCCAGGGGGCCAGCGAGCAGGCAGCTTCGGCCGAAGAAGCGAGCGCCTCCATGGAGCAGATGACCTCCAACATCAGGCAGAACGCGGACAATTCGCTGCAGACCGAGAAGATCGCGGTGAAGTCGGCAACCGACGCCAGCGAAAGCGGAGACGCCGTGGCGAGGACGGTAGCGGCCATGAAGGAAATCGCCTCCAAGACCTCCATCATCGAGGAAATCGCGCGCCAGACCAACCTGCTGGCTCTGAACGCCGCCATCGAGGCGGCACGGGCGGGCGAGCACGGCAAAGGATTCGCCGTGGTGGCTTCCGAGGTGAGAAAGCTCGCCGAGCGGAGCCAGAAGGCGGCCGGGGAGATCGGGGACCTGTCGCTGACATCGGTGGAGGTGGCGGAGCACGCCGGAAACCTGCTGCAGATGCTGGTCCCGGACATCCACAAGACCGCGGAACTGGTGCAGGAGATCTCCGCGGCATGCAAGGAACAGGATTCCGGTGCCGAGCAGATCAACCGCGCCATCCAGCAGCTGGACCAGGTGATCCAGCAAAACGCCAGTGCATCCGAGGAGATGGCGTCGACGGCGGAGGAGCTCGCCTCGCAGGCGGAGCAGTTGCAGGGAACCATCGCCTTCTTCAAGGTCGGCGCGACTGCCCTGGAACAGCGGCAGCCGCCTAAGGGTGCCGCCCTCCCGCCATCCGCGACCGTGAAGCGGGGACAGCAGAAGCTGACCCGGGCGGCAAGCGCGCTGACCAAACTGAACGGGGTCGATTTGCAGATGGCGGCCAACGAAGAGAGCTTGTTGCAGGCGGGATTCGAGAGGTACTAG
- a CDS encoding NUDIX domain-containing protein, translating into MPKRSAGLIMYRIRNDAPELFLVHPGGPFWARKDVGAWSIPKGEYLEGEDPFLVAQREFIEETGHHPSGSFVELAEIRQAGGKPVKAWAFRGDFDPALLVSNTFTMEWPPRSGRQAAFPEVDRAGWFGIADAREKILPSQLPLVDQIVALLNRGR; encoded by the coding sequence GTGCCCAAACGGAGCGCCGGGCTCATCATGTACCGCATCCGCAACGATGCCCCGGAGCTTTTCCTGGTGCACCCCGGCGGCCCGTTCTGGGCCCGCAAGGATGTCGGAGCCTGGTCCATTCCGAAGGGAGAGTACCTGGAGGGGGAAGATCCCTTCCTGGTGGCCCAACGCGAATTCATCGAGGAAACCGGACACCACCCCAGCGGCAGCTTCGTCGAACTGGCCGAAATCCGGCAGGCCGGAGGAAAGCCTGTGAAAGCCTGGGCCTTCCGCGGCGACTTCGATCCGGCGCTTCTCGTCAGCAACACCTTCACCATGGAATGGCCGCCGCGCTCCGGCCGACAGGCGGCGTTCCCCGAGGTGGACCGCGCCGGCTGGTTCGGCATCGCAGACGCCAGGGAAAAGATCCTCCCGAGCCAGCTCCCCCTGGTCGACCAGATCGTCGCCCTGCTGAACCGCGGCAGGTAA
- a CDS encoding trimeric intracellular cation channel family protein, which yields MDQQAIIYALDLLGTVAFAASGALAGVRRGMDLLGVIVLGIVTATGGGVIRDVLLNDTPPFCFKNELYLYLAVAASVVVFLTPRSFERMNRAMLLLDALGLGTFLVIGTSKALQFNLGLMGAIIMGVMTATCGGLVRDLLSNEIPLILQREIYASACVVGGALFFFLHQTTLPSQVNLTVSALTVIAIRCTAIVKGWQLPRGQTL from the coding sequence ATGGACCAGCAAGCCATCATCTACGCCCTCGACCTTTTGGGCACCGTCGCCTTCGCCGCCTCGGGAGCGCTGGCCGGTGTGCGCCGCGGCATGGACCTTTTGGGGGTCATCGTACTGGGCATCGTCACCGCCACCGGCGGCGGCGTGATCCGCGACGTCCTTTTGAACGACACCCCTCCCTTTTGCTTCAAGAACGAGCTCTACCTCTACCTCGCCGTGGCCGCTTCGGTGGTGGTCTTTCTCACCCCCAGAAGCTTTGAGAGGATGAACCGCGCCATGCTCCTTCTGGACGCCCTGGGGCTCGGCACCTTCCTGGTGATCGGGACCTCGAAGGCGCTCCAGTTCAACCTGGGGCTCATGGGCGCCATCATCATGGGGGTCATGACCGCCACCTGCGGCGGGCTGGTGCGCGACCTGCTCTCCAACGAGATCCCGCTCATCCTGCAGCGCGAGATCTACGCCTCGGCCTGCGTGGTAGGCGGCGCCCTCTTCTTCTTCCTGCACCAGACCACGCTCCCCTCCCAGGTGAACCTCACCGTTTCCGCGCTCACCGTGATCGCGATCCGCTGCACCGCCATCGTGAAGGGTTGGCAGCTGCCGCGCGGCCAGACGCTCTAG
- the hflX gene encoding GTPase HflX, which translates to MKSSQVKRLERLYRRRVKPGEVVSLELAREMADISLEIRRQLGILVSRIGEIAYVVVGDERGIMIPALDEYPLGKRLLRGVRLVHTHLKGEVLSDDDLTDLSLLRLDLIAALQLTQNPDRFSIQTAALVPPNGGHLPYQVEPSVPFLKYDLDFKGFVETLEQTMERGLKEGKVVASGQERGILISVTQRPMEEAVDSIEELKELSRTAGVGVLDTVIQRPKEFNPRYLLGEGKIREVVIKALQYGATMLVFDQELSPAQVRSISELTELKVIDRSQLILDIFARRATTQDGKVQVELAQLKYLMPRLSGRGVQMSRLMGGIGGRGPGETKLEVDRRRIRDRIAHLERELKELSNGRYQRRQKRVKAGIPIISIVGYTNAGKSTLLNTMTKSEVFTEDLLFATLDTSSRRLRFPMDREVIITDTVGFIRSLPKSLMGAFKATLEELKDADLLVHLVDCSNPRVEEQINQVNTILAELELSQKPTLLVFNKMDLLPDLKKGDPLAFMKVRQLTRKYGAITISASDRKTLEPLMKELQQRFWHDVEDYRAPGENHEEFEE; encoded by the coding sequence CTGAAATCGAGCCAGGTAAAGAGGCTGGAAAGGCTGTACCGCCGCCGGGTGAAGCCGGGTGAGGTGGTTTCGCTGGAACTGGCCCGGGAAATGGCCGATATCTCGCTTGAGATCCGGCGCCAGCTCGGCATCCTGGTCTCCCGCATCGGCGAGATCGCCTACGTGGTGGTCGGGGACGAGCGCGGCATCATGATCCCGGCCCTGGACGAGTACCCGCTTGGGAAAAGGCTTTTGCGCGGCGTGCGCCTGGTGCACACCCACCTGAAGGGTGAAGTACTCTCCGACGACGACCTGACCGACCTGTCGCTGTTGCGTCTGGACCTGATCGCCGCCCTGCAGCTCACCCAGAACCCGGACCGCTTCTCGATCCAGACCGCGGCGCTGGTCCCGCCCAACGGCGGCCACCTACCCTACCAGGTCGAGCCCTCGGTCCCCTTCCTGAAGTACGACCTCGACTTCAAGGGTTTTGTGGAAACCCTGGAACAGACCATGGAGCGCGGCCTCAAGGAAGGCAAGGTGGTCGCCAGCGGTCAGGAGCGCGGCATCCTGATCTCGGTGACCCAGCGTCCCATGGAGGAGGCGGTCGATTCCATCGAGGAACTGAAGGAGCTCTCCCGCACCGCCGGGGTCGGCGTACTCGACACCGTGATCCAGCGTCCCAAGGAGTTCAACCCGCGCTACCTGCTGGGAGAGGGAAAGATCCGCGAAGTGGTGATCAAGGCGCTGCAGTACGGGGCGACCATGCTCGTTTTCGACCAGGAGCTCTCCCCGGCCCAGGTACGTTCCATATCGGAGCTGACCGAGCTGAAGGTCATCGACCGCAGCCAGCTCATCCTGGACATCTTCGCCCGGCGCGCCACCACTCAGGACGGCAAGGTCCAGGTCGAGCTAGCCCAGCTGAAGTACCTGATGCCCCGGCTCTCCGGGCGCGGCGTGCAGATGTCGCGGCTCATGGGGGGGATCGGCGGGCGCGGCCCCGGCGAGACCAAGCTGGAGGTCGACCGGCGCCGCATCCGCGACCGGATCGCGCACCTGGAGCGGGAGCTGAAGGAGCTCTCCAACGGCCGCTACCAGCGCCGCCAGAAGCGGGTCAAGGCGGGGATCCCCATCATCTCCATCGTGGGCTACACCAACGCAGGCAAGTCTACCCTCTTGAACACCATGACCAAGAGCGAGGTGTTCACCGAGGACCTCCTCTTCGCCACGCTGGACACCTCGTCGAGGCGGCTGCGCTTCCCGATGGACCGCGAGGTGATCATCACCGACACGGTCGGCTTCATCCGCAGCCTCCCGAAATCCCTGATGGGTGCCTTCAAGGCGACCCTGGAGGAGCTGAAGGACGCCGACCTCCTGGTCCACCTGGTCGACTGCAGCAACCCGCGCGTCGAGGAACAGATCAACCAGGTGAACACCATCCTGGCCGAACTGGAACTGTCGCAAAAGCCGACCCTGCTGGTGTTCAACAAGATGGACCTGCTCCCGGACCTGAAGAAGGGTGATCCCCTGGCCTTCATGAAGGTGCGGCAGCTGACCCGCAAGTACGGCGCGATCACCATCAGCGCCTCGGACAGAAAGACCCTCGAGCCACTCATGAAGGAGCTGCAGCAGCGCTTCTGGCACGACGTGGAGGATTACCGTGCTCCGGGGGAGAACCACGAGGAGTTCGAGGAGTAG
- a CDS encoding enoyl-ACP reductase FabI: MGLLEGKKALIFGVANDKSIAWATAEAFHREGAEVALAYAGEAVAKRVMPLAENIGSKLVLPCDVRSDEEIARLFDQVREAWGGLDILVHSVAFANKEELKGSFLNTTREGFATALDISAYSLIAMAREAAPLMQGRDGSVIAMTYYGAQKVFPSYNVMGVAKAALEASVRYLAEAMGPEGTRVNAISAGPLRTLASAGIGGFGQIAGHVAEKAPLRRNISQEEVGNAALYLASPLASGVTGEIHFVDCGYNIIGL; encoded by the coding sequence ATGGGTCTACTGGAAGGAAAAAAGGCACTTATTTTCGGCGTAGCTAACGATAAAAGCATCGCCTGGGCCACCGCCGAGGCATTTCACCGCGAGGGGGCCGAGGTGGCCCTGGCCTACGCGGGCGAGGCGGTTGCCAAGAGGGTGATGCCGCTGGCGGAGAACATCGGCTCCAAGCTGGTGCTCCCTTGTGATGTGAGAAGCGACGAGGAGATCGCGCGCCTGTTCGACCAGGTGCGTGAGGCGTGGGGAGGGCTGGACATCCTGGTGCACTCGGTCGCCTTCGCCAACAAGGAGGAGCTGAAGGGCTCCTTCCTGAACACCACCCGCGAGGGGTTTGCGACCGCGCTCGACATCAGCGCCTACTCGCTGATCGCCATGGCACGCGAGGCCGCACCGCTCATGCAGGGGCGTGACGGCAGCGTGATCGCCATGACCTATTACGGCGCCCAGAAGGTGTTTCCAAGCTATAACGTGATGGGGGTGGCCAAGGCGGCGCTGGAGGCAAGCGTGCGCTACCTGGCCGAGGCGATGGGGCCGGAGGGGACCCGGGTGAACGCCATCTCGGCAGGACCTCTGCGGACCCTCGCTTCCGCAGGCATCGGCGGCTTCGGGCAGATCGCCGGGCACGTGGCGGAGAAGGCGCCGCTTAGGCGCAACATCTCCCAGGAGGAGGTCGGCAACGCCGCCCTCTATCTCGCCAGCCCGCTCGCCAGCGGCGTCACCGGCGAGATCCATTTCGTAGACTGCGGCTACAACATCATCGGGCTGTAG
- a CDS encoding TIGR03905 family TSCPD domain-containing protein, with protein MKVSYNTSGSCASRIEIEIEDGVIVATKFVDGCAGNTQAVAALVRGMEVSEAIRRLKGIACQGDTSCPDQLARALEQSQCSTRPS; from the coding sequence ATGAAGGTGAGCTACAACACGTCCGGGAGCTGCGCCTCCCGCATCGAGATAGAGATCGAAGACGGCGTCATCGTCGCCACCAAGTTCGTGGACGGCTGTGCCGGCAACACCCAGGCGGTCGCCGCCCTGGTGCGCGGCATGGAGGTCAGCGAGGCGATCAGGCGCCTGAAGGGCATCGCCTGCCAGGGTGACACCTCCTGTCCCGACCAACTGGCGCGAGCCCTGGAGCAGTCACAATGCAGCACCAGACCTTCCTAG
- a CDS encoding YkgJ family cysteine cluster protein: MTGLENYLALLSRVDEICRRTSETFSAHITCRAGCDACCRHLSIFAVEAAALAHALRELPAEQAELVRSKARDAREGSPCPLLHDGLCLLYQARPIICRTHGLPLLLLREGERSVDFCPENFQGLPSIPGSAVIDLERLNMMLATVNALYLQSFPGPERLTIAQALLTD; the protein is encoded by the coding sequence ATGACCGGATTGGAAAACTACCTCGCCCTTTTGTCCCGCGTCGACGAGATCTGCCGGCGCACGTCGGAAACCTTCAGCGCACACATCACCTGCCGTGCAGGCTGCGACGCCTGCTGCCGCCACCTTTCCATCTTCGCCGTGGAAGCCGCCGCGCTCGCCCACGCGTTGCGAGAGCTCCCCGCGGAACAGGCCGAACTGGTCCGCTCGAAGGCCCGCGATGCGCGGGAAGGCTCCCCCTGTCCGCTGCTCCATGACGGACTCTGCCTGCTCTACCAGGCCAGGCCGATCATCTGCCGCACCCATGGACTGCCGCTTCTGCTTTTGCGCGAGGGGGAAAGGTCGGTAGACTTCTGCCCGGAGAATTTCCAGGGACTTCCCAGCATCCCCGGCAGCGCGGTCATCGACCTGGAGCGGCTGAACATGATGCTGGCCACGGTCAACGCGCTGTACCTGCAGTCCTTCCCCGGTCCGGAGCGGCTCACCATCGCCCAGGCGCTTCTCACCGATTGA